In Chionomys nivalis chromosome 26, mChiNiv1.1, whole genome shotgun sequence, the genomic window acacacaaagagatctgggtcattcaaaaggagatcagctgaatgccatttattcaaccttggggaaatccttatgtacctagctgctgcacaaggatttcctcccaggcaggtgggaaattaccatgccaaagatggagtcagcaatgccctacagctaatcaccaggcagggcagggggagcacaggaacaaactgaatgctttagttagcaggctgaccagaaactgtccccaagatgcaccccaggagaagggtagacccgggccctacactcctccatttctgatgGGGTTACAAACTCAGTCTGCTACATTGGCTATCAGtatggttatttctcagaaaattagaaagccacctgcctgggtgtgagacatgcctttaatccctgcacttgggaggcagagacagatctctgtgatttcaaggccagcctggtctacaagagctagttccaggacagactccaaagctaaagagaaactatgtcttggaaaacatgtatttctttggtGCTGGTTTGAGAGTCAAAGCAGATTTCTTTCACTGTCTGTTTTTTATGTTTGACTGTTTTCAGGATGATGTTGTATCTTTCACTAGTTCTGGATTTAGGGGCAAAGTGTTTTCCTCTGTATCGCATTTCAGTACCAGGTTGTGATTTTTATCCTGGCTCTATCTCCTTCCCATAAGACTTCATAAAATCAcaaattgggtttttttttcagatttatttatttattatgtgtacagtagtctcagttttctgtctgcgtgtatgccttcaggtcagaagggggcaccagatctcattacagatggttctgagccaccatgtggttgctgggaattgaactcaggacctttggaagagcaggcagtgctcttaaccgctgagtcatctctccagacccacgaGTTAGGTTTTGTCCATCAGTTTCCTGgtgcaaatataataaaagccGGTATCATAATGCTTGAACAGGTTGTTGACACTATTGTTTCTTTACAGAATAAATACTGTTGGTTAATAGACTGTAAGGGTGATGGCTTCAGGTATGTAAACACTATCAGATTGATGACACACAAAGAGTTTTTAACCTGTAAAAACTACAAAACATATACCACActaagtttattttttcactaCAGTATGGTTattctcatgtttttgaagaCTACATTCCTTAAGTTTACAGATTCTCAACAGGATGGTTTGCTTCATGTATTTGGAGATTATTATGACAAaggatttgaaaaacaaattccATTCACAAGTTTCTCTccaatctgttttcttttctgcatttgaagatgaataaGACCTGAAAAGACTTTTCCAACTCATTTCACGCATACTGTTTCGCACCCGTGTGTGTTCTTTGATGCCTTTGAAGAGCACTGTGTtgaacaaaggccttaccacattgattacattcatagggtttctctccagtatgggatcttttatgcatttgaagatttctgtgttgagaaaaggccttaccacactctttacattcatagggcttctctccagtatgggatctttcatgcctttgaagatgacagTGTTGAGCAAAggacttaccacactgattacattcatagggtttctctccagtatgtgatcttttatgactttgaagagcactgtgttgagcaaaggccttaccacactgattacattcatagggtttctctccactatgagttctttcatgcatttgaagaccactgtgttgagcaaaggccttaccacactgattacattcatagggtttctctccagtgtgtgttcttttatgcgaTTGAAGATTGCTGTgatatgcaaaggccttaccacaatgAGTACatgcataaggtttctctccagtatgtgttcttttatgattttgaagatgactgttttcagcaaaggccttaccacactgattacattcatagggtttctctccaatatgggatcttttatgcctttgaagagcactgtggtgagcaaaggccttaccacactgattacattcatagggtttctctccaatatttgttcttttatgcaattgaagggTATGGGGCCCTCCAAAGGCCTTTccacactgattacatgcatagggtttctctccagtatgtgttattttatgcAATCGAATATTACAgggctgtgcaaaggctttaccacattgattacattcacagggtttctcttcagtaTGTGTCCTTTTGTCCATTTGAAGAGCATTGTGATGAACAAAGACTTTATTACACAGATTAGATTCATAGGCTTTCTTACTATCGTGTGTTCTTTTATTCCTCTGAAGTTGACTGTCATATGCCAAGGCTTTAACACATTGAGGATGTACTGAAAGTTTCCTTCCAGAATTACTTCTTTCAATCCTGCAAGCAtaattggaacatataaaagcTTTATCATATCCAATACTGAATTGAACCTACATATCTCtatgtattaattttataatttattccaATTGTAAATAGAAATCAGATATTAAGGTTTTATACCTGCTTAAActcatgctttcttctttaattaagggttgttttgcatttttgaagACACCTGTCATAATAAATTCCTTTATTACATGGTTTACCTTTTCACCtttagagaaatatttttctatttgacaTATTTCTCATATTTGAAGAGAACTGGATAAACTCAGAACAACTTTATTACATTCTTAAACTGTCCTATACTGTGAATCATACTACATTTGCTAACTGAACTAGATCAGAAGTATTTGCACAATTCTAGAACTTGTGTGGCTTCTCTGCACTGCCAGTTTATTTACATATTAACAGTGATGTGTGAAAATCAATTATTTATATAGTTGAATCAATTTCAGCAAGGGTACTCAACATGGGAACTAATGCTTATCTTCTAATTGTTTTTAGAGAGAGGTATGCTGCGTTTTCCCATATTCCTTTGCTCATAGGCTTGTATAGAGAGTAATATGTGGTGTACACAGTAAAGGAAgaatcacaaacaaaaaatttccacacTGAATTATCACGGTGTGACTTTCTATTTCTCGTAGATGTGTGGTAGAGGTATTAAAGTTTCTTCACAACAACTGCCACTGAACTCTAACTGCTTCTCTCACCAATCTTAACATAGTAATAAGAAGTATATGAGTAATACAAGATTTACTATGTGCTCTCGGTTTAGTAGAAAGTCTTGCAGATATACTTATCATCACTTCAATGTATACACATTTTGTATATGAGTAGCAAGAAATAAATGGATTGGCAGATCTACAGAACAGCTCTCATGGTACAATGATTCAAATGGTGATTTCTGTTTAGCCATTTCTCActtgtctttttaattaaaaggatGCCTTGAAAATGCAATTCACCTACATGAAATTTTATGAGGATTTTTCAGAAGTTAATAATCATAAATGCACTTAAACCTGTGCTTATTCACACTGTTGCCTTGATTTAAATCTTCTAGGacacattatcatttcatcagAGGCTCATTGTTTTCAGcatgcacaagaaaattacctttcatgtcttctagaacattgACAATGTTCTTTACTATTATGTtcttcccaaatgtatcctaaaatgTAGTACCAGAAAATGTATGATATAATATTGAAGATTGTGCAATATTTAAGTAGCTATTTTAAGTAAACTTTAGAACCATGCCTGCTTTATTTACCTCATTCTTCTTCTGCTTTCTAAATCAAATTATTGAAGAATATCATTAACCAAGGTAACGTTGtccctttattttgaaacatgaaggaaatttatttttacctatagtagtgaggttcctgtaggtctccagcatcacatctttgtagagattcttctgggaaggatccagcaaattccactcttcctcagtgaagttgatatgcacatcatcataggtcactgccttctaAAATATGCCATATATGATAGTGACATGATAGTGACAACATTGTAAATGTATACTTCTTTGATAGGATAGTCATGTAATTCTGCTGTTCCCTAATCATATTCCAAGACATACACAGTAATTTTAGAAGGAAATTGAATAGGAGagtcttctctgtcatttctgtactCTTTAaatgagatatcaccttacaggAACAATATATATtagcagagagaaacaaggaaacagatcaaCAGTTCATAGTAcaaatgagaaatttttatgaagattaactaactacaaatagaaaaataagttggACAAACTGGGTGtattgactcatgcctttaagaTCACACcttcaaaagcagaggcaggtatgtTTTTCTATGAGTTAAATGCCAGACATGTCTATGCAATCAGGTCCAGGACAGGTGGaagtacatagtaagaccctatcatCCAggaagtggtgatgcatgcctttaatcccagcaatcaggaggcagaggcaggtgggtctctctgagtttgaggccagcctgttctatgagagttagttccaggacaggctccaaaggtacatagaaaccctgtctcaaaaatcaaataaacaataaacaaacaacaaacaaaaaggcacagTTCCATTGCAAAAATCAGCAAATCAAGCAAGAAGAATAGAAGAACTCAGAGGTTTTTACTGAAGTTCCTACAAAAAAGTATGTGTTCACTTCAACTTTTCTATTTATCTTCCAAACATCCGAAGTGCCCTAATTTAAACTGTAATACCAATAATATTTTACTAACAGAGCATTATGTTTAAAACAGTTACAAATGGACAGATGAAAACATTAGCAATATATATCTTGGGCATAAATAATAAACCCAGGCTGGGAGAGAGTTGACTGAGTAGTACCTAGCTTTTGATGATCTTGAATAGATGTGGCAGAATTACCAGTACTTATTTGGGAATCATAACTATCCGTTATTCCAAGTTCACAAATTCTTAGATCCTTTGGTCATGTTGATGACCAGGTATTCATGTGGTGCATAGTCATGCCCATACATAAAATAGttatactaattttaaaaatgtaaagtaagcATAACAAGCAGGAAGAAGTACATGCACCTATAATTCAATGACTCCGAATGCTTAGGCAGTACTAATGTCATGCCTACTGAATGACTTCCAGACCCCAAAATGGAGAAAAAAGCTACTTCTATCATAGGCAACACAGACCAGAATACCAAAGAGCAAATAGAAACCAAAGAACCAAACCtgcatccaacaaagacaaacagagATACTGGCACCTAGACCTGCAGTCACCTCAAACCCAGACACCTGGACAACAGCATAACATGATTAACAACAGACAGAACAATATGTCACTACCATATTCAAACTCTCCTACTACAGCACACCATGAATATTCAAACACAGTCCAAGTACAATTAAGTTAGTTCAACTATGAAGATGTTATATGTCCTTAAGAAGGAAGTGAATGAATTTGTTAAAATAAGCAagggaaagataaatgaaatattggagaataataataaactccttaaagaaagtcaaacaagcaaacagttgacagaaatgaataaatcagtTCAAGAactaaaaattgaaatagaagcaagtaaaagaatgcaaactgaaggaattctggagattaaaaaaaaaactagataaatgaaaaggaaaaactggCAAATTAAGGTGAAATCTATCCTATCTTTCTgagtctaaacttttatatataatttacacacaccataactaaggaaaactttaacgaTATAATCGTTTTCAACTCAATCAAAAAACCCAGGGCATAACATTAGCCTGGAAGGTCTGTGGCAGcaaaagcagagcctcttttccaaagtaacaagcCCTTaggctcaaattttgaagtcaagatacctttaacaTATATGTGGGGTTACCATAGCAGCCCCTAAATCAAATGTCTCTCATTGCAgtccaaaaattcaaagaaagcacaatgtgTAACCCAGACActgtgtgtattttctatcttttcaaggcccattaattgttttatttactttttctttaagtaCCTCAGTGTAAATTccttaaaaaactatttttaatctatgactctgtctatatttatcctctctgtctTAAGCCCATGGACATTTATCAAATAAACTATCACCCCCTCAGAGGCCTTTTTATCTGAACGTTTTTACTGTGtatttgtaatccttttctgatgaGGAGAGTTTTTGTAATTGAAAGCTGCAATTGACTTCcatttttgtgcttttattttttttaaatatttatttatttatttattatgtatacaatattctgtctgtgtgtatgcctgctggccagaagagggcactacaactcattacagatggttgtgtgccactatgtggttgctgggaattgaactcaggacctttggaagagcaggcaatgctcttaacctctgagccatctctccagcccccatttttgtGCTTTTAGAATCCCTTGTTTTAAACTTTCTTAGGGTTTATGTGGACTTAGTTGTCAAACATTTGGTGTCATAATGTAAATGGGGACTACACTTTCATCTTTTGACTGCCTAGACCCAAAaatgacacacaaactatataattacaacagtgtttgtccaatggctcaggcatattcctggtTAGATTTTACATGTTcaattcatccatttctattcatctatgtatcaccatgaggttgtggcttacacGTAATGTTTTGGGATATTTCTTTCACCTTCAGTgaatacatggcatctctttgtgCACCTACCAGTCTGGTCtgtcttcataaaaaaaaaatcaagtaacaaATGCTGGAAAGTAATGAAATTGCTCTCCAACTACAATCAGGTTCTTTTTCATAATTGTGACTCCAGCAGCCCTCTTTTCTTGTGCAGTGCACACTCAAAACTGTTGCTTCTATTCTGGACTGAGGTAGAAAACACTCTCCACATgcaaatccttttctttttcctttacctGCAATGGATATTCAGTTTCATAACTCAAATTTATAACTTTGAAACTGGTGGTAGAATCAtttaattaaagattttaaagttgtttgtgggcggtggtggcacacgccattaatcccagtatgtgggaggcagaggcaggcggatctctgtgagttcgaggccagcctggtctacaagagctagttccaggacaggaaccaaaagctactgagaaaccctgtctcaaaaatccaaaaaaaaaaaggtgtaatGTAGGACAAGGTCATTGCTCAGGAGAGGAGAAGACAGGGACCAAATACTTTTATgtcaagataagatagatagtgTTAAAAAATTTTCTGAAATACTTGAAGTACAGcagttctagaattaatatgacTTTCTAGGGAGAAATCACTCTACATGTTTGcgagaacaataaagaaaaaaatcatttaataatATTCACATACATCTCTGACTAATGCTCAAAGAGGACCCAGGCTAGAATAATTTTTTGCATTTCACATATTTTCTTATCCTTATGTCTTTTAGGTTCAGGATCCACACTCAACAATTTAAATAGGGATGGAAGGCTACAAGTCTACCCAACTAGACAGATAGAAGACTTACACAGTAAAGTCTTCCCAGCATTATTTCTCATATAAACCAGTGACCTTAAACAGTAGGACCATCTTCAGTGACAGGATCATGAGATGTCagacttttcttccatttttacaaGGTTTTCATTAGCCACTTAAATGAGTTGATGGCTCTGATTTTGGTACATTTCTATCTAGAGTTACAAGATGGAGATTCCAGGGGATGTGAAGGATAGGAAAAGTATAAggcagaaaagataaaaacaggtTAGGGAAGTCTTGCACAAGCTATGTCTCATGTCAAGTAAATTTCCAAAGAAGAATagattagggctggagagatggctcagcggttaacagTATTGACTGCTCtttgagaggacctgagttcaattcccagtacccacatgacagctcctaaatatctgtaaatccagtttcatGAGATCTGATACCTACATaccaacacatataaaataaaatagaataactcATAAAATATCCAGTATTTAtactggctgagaaataaacttgGGGCTCTTTCATATTGACTTTCAGTCCTCTCAGTCTGTTTTAtgcttctgtcttcatttctcttaatctaacaTTTCCTCAGCCTCAGCATCCCTTCCCAGGGAACCCCCAGCTGAATTCTGTTGGACAGACCATATGGGGTATCCAACTATGCTTGAACAAAATTTACTGCAGCTTCTGTATGATGCTGCTTTTGATACAATGAATTACTTTGAATATTCTTTCCATAAATTAAGAGCTTAGGTGGATAGAGCCTTACACTTTAGGGCTCCTTGTTAAGATTTAAATGTAAAGCAAGGGCCTTCTCTTTAGTTGTGTAAAATCCTTGAAAATTCCTCTTGTTTTCACTACTGGACAGCCATCTGAAACAACCTAGTGCATTTTTCCTCAaaaaaacatagatttttttcattcttcttatgTTTCTTTTGCACTGTAGATTTGAAGAAGTCAGCAGTAATAACCATCCAGCAGAAATAATATTTTGTCTAAGATATCAGTCCACTAATTTTTAATTCTGCCTTAGGCACTTTCTTGGGACATGGAAAGTTTAAGAAAGATTGGGGGCCAAAGTGTCACACAACTTATCTCCAGCAAACTTTTTATGAAGTTTTCTAAGCTCCTGCGCTTACTTACCAGGCCAAAATAAATCAGTAGGGCCACAAGGAATAAAGCCAGGCTTGGGCTGGAGGGACCAGAACAAGATGAGGTTATGAGAGCAATCAGAATTATTATATCtttataagaaacagaaaataatggcAATTTCCAGGATCAATACAGTGTAGTTGCCAGGATATCTTGAAGACGGCAAGCTATACAGGGAATACAGGATTGTGGTCTCAGACCAACTGTACTGTTGAACTTCCATACTTCCTTGACCACTAAGGGATTACCCAGAGAAACACAGATTAGCCTGAATGACTCACTGCTCGAgggagtgcaccaccatgtcaGCAACTTAAAAAAACATACTGTGCTCCAGGAGCCATGGATTTTAATGTGAAATAACTAAGACACATGTCTCTCAGGGTAGATGGGCCAATCCAGCTCCTTTGTTCCCTGCAGATCCTTTTGTCCACTAAAATCCTATAACCTTGACCTCCACTGCTTGCCACTACTCTCAATACTCCTGTCTTTAAGGCCCTACAATCACAGTCAGTTAAGCTGTGTAGAGTTTTCTATGACTTTTGCCATCTAAAATCCTGTTAGCTTGAAAATTCTTCCCCAGTCAATATTCCCAAGTCCATTGCAGCAACAAAACCACTTTTATGGTACCATTTTTATTCCAACTTGCTCCTTTGTTCCTGT contains:
- the LOC130866867 gene encoding zinc finger protein 120-like; translated protein: MDTSQMCNLLPIFLLHITLFGPAQGSQFIVSLPQQLHTSTGIHWLQLLFKAKTKGGCLEETSTASDWQVIWNADWLKAVTYDDVHINFTEEEWNLLDPSQKNLYKDVMLETYRNLTTIGYIWEEHNSKEHCQCSRRHERIERSNSGRKLSVHPQCVKALAYDSQLQRNKRTHDSKKAYESNLCNKVFVHHNALQMDKRTHTEEKPCECNQCGKAFAQPCNIRLHKITHTGEKPYACNQCGKAFGGPHTLQLHKRTNIGEKPYECNQCGKAFAHHSALQRHKRSHIGEKPYECNQCGKAFAENSHLQNHKRTHTGEKPYACTHCGKAFAYHSNLQSHKRTHTGEKPYECNQCGKAFAQHSGLQMHERTHSGEKPYECNQCGKAFAQHSALQSHKRSHTGEKPYECNQCGKSFAQHCHLQRHERSHTGEKPYECKECGKAFSQHRNLQMHKRSHTGEKPYECNQCGKAFVQHSALQRHQRTHTGAKQYA